From Algoriphagus sp. NG3, the proteins below share one genomic window:
- a CDS encoding DUF6438 domain-containing protein: protein MLKILLLAFTLISQVGFAKVNEGINDRSLLSAPYFQKSEHFFESNEALGIVDQKLAQDSSFNFNKLIFHSTACYGSCPVIHMELSADRSLKYSGDYFEDAAFQEVDSAVRETLEGSFLKVSMQN, encoded by the coding sequence ATGTTAAAAATTCTACTGCTTGCCTTCACACTGATTTCTCAAGTTGGCTTTGCGAAAGTCAACGAAGGAATAAATGATAGATCCTTGCTTTCAGCACCTTACTTCCAAAAATCAGAACACTTTTTCGAGTCGAATGAAGCTTTGGGAATTGTTGATCAAAAACTAGCTCAGGACAGCTCATTCAACTTCAACAAGCTCATTTTCCACTCCACCGCCTGCTACGGTTCTTGTCCAGTCATTCATATGGAACTTTCAGCTGATAGATCCCTCAAATACTCTGGTGACTATTTTGAGGACGCTGCTTTCCAGGAGGTGGACTCTGCCGTTCGGGAAACTTTAGAGGGGAGCTTTCTGAAAGTGTCTATGCAGAACTAA